Proteins found in one Populus alba chromosome 14, ASM523922v2, whole genome shotgun sequence genomic segment:
- the LOC118063412 gene encoding poly(A)-specific ribonuclease PARN-like has translation MVAVSPLLQRRLLSTSVTKTHHKPHQQWGIKQVTKSNFADTLEDIKSHVSNSDFVAVSLQNTGFFSAPWQRVSPFDTANTAYLKAKYAAERFQVLHFAVCPFTVRASKVTAYPYNFHLFPRAELKMEMPSYSFYCQTSSLISMARQGFDFNSCINDGISYLSREQESAAKIQMGNPILAKNVTESTSTLSVADSVFIERIKSHIKNWKKACKETSTRKEGNQIQDALVRSLRKLVLGNEEYDSRPCMNIDVCSERQAQLVVEMLQEFADDVVPLIIPARGGAMQAVRVVLTSSKEDKDLLQGKLQNDEHELKKKVRGFREVIDLISASQKPVVSHGSLNDLTFIHSKFIAPLPPTVDEFMCSLRLAFPRVIDVNHLMKEISPLRKVTSIPVAISQLKNRFFTPIDMEIPCQAMENEDTIHGQNVVKICELFARLCSILKIDPAAVKSDEEKRASALEAYANIFSPFCTASEEPIDGEIKIWTNNTRTVSCEDLVFLWGFGDRVTAGVLKSLLQESHEAFSKEFDVRLVDNSCAIVIFWQHGLSETFLNTMNKCSDMRGPLREMVSEGLRAAGYETYNRACRLGLWESSLADSLDRTLAESDSASEADSKTKCSDRCNEWIINLDDL, from the exons ATGGTTGCCGTCTCCCCGCTGCTGCAAAGGCGCCTGTTAAGCACCAGCGTGACTAAAACCCACCATAAACCTCACCAGCAATGGGGCATAAAGCAAGTCACAAAATCAAACTTCGCTGACACTCTCGAGGACATAAAATCCCATGTCTCCAATTCCGATTTTGTGGCCGTGTCCTTGCAAAACACCGGCTTCTTCTCCGCCCCTTGGCAACGCGTCTCACCTTTTGACACCGCAAATACGGCTTACTTAAAAGCCAAGTATGCCGCTGAAAGGTTCCAGGTTCTTCATTTCGCTGTTTGCCCCTTTACTGTCAGGGCTTCTAAAGTCACTGCCTACCC ATATAATTTTCACTTGTTCCCAAGAGCTGAACTAAAGATGGAAATGCCTTCTTACAGTTTTTATTGTCAAACCTCGTCTTTGATATCTATGGCTCGCCAAGGTTTTGACTTTAATTCTTGCATAAATGATG GTATCTCATACTTGTCCAGAGAACAAGAATCTGCTGCAAAAATTCAGATGGGGAATCCAATACTTGCAAAGAATGTGACAGAATCCACTTCTACCCTTTCTGTTGCTGATTCTGTATTCATTGAAAGGATTAAATCACACATTAAAAATTGGAAGAAAGCATGTAAAGAAACTAGCACAAGGAAAGAAGGCAACCAAATTCAAG ATGCTCTGGTCAGATCCCTAAGAAAACTCGTTCTAGGAAATGAAGAGTATGATTCAAGACCGTGCATGAATATAGATGTTTGCAGCGAACGTCAAGCGCAACTTGTGGTTGAG ATGTTGCAAGAATTTGCTGATGATGTTGTTCCTTTAATAATTCCAGCAAGGGGTGGAGCAATGCAGGCAGTTCGTGTTGTTTTAACAAGTTCAAAGGAGGATAAAGATCTTCTTCAG GGAAAACTTCAAAATGACGAGCATGAACTAAAGAAAAAGGTCCGTGGCTTTCGAGAGGTGATCGATTTGATATCTGCTTCTCAGAAGCCTGTTGTCTCGCATGGTTCCCTTAATG ATTTAACATTTATTCATTCAAAATTCATAGCTCCCCTGCCTCCTACAGTGGATGAGTTTATGTGTTCCTTGCGTTTGGCTTTCCCCCGGGTAATTGATGTCAACCATCTGATGAAGGAGATCAGTCCTCTGAGAAAAGTTACTAGTATACCTGTAGCTATTTCTCAATTAAAGAATCGGTTCTTTACACCCATTGATATGGAAATTCCATGCCAAG CTATGGAAAATGAAGACACTATTCATGGGCAAAATGTTGTGAAGATTTGTGAATTGTTTGCTAGGCTATGCAGTATACTCAAAATCGATCCTGCTGCTGTCAAATCAGATGAAGAAAAACGGGCTTCAGCCCTTGAAGCTTACGCAAATATTTTCAGTCCATTCTGTACTGCATCTGAAGAACCAATAGATGGAGAAATCAAAATATGGACTAACAACACAAGAACTGTGAGCTGTGAGGATTTGGTTTTCTTGTGGGGATTTGGGGATAGGGTGACAGCTGGGGTACTAAAGAGCCTGCTCCAAGAGTCTCATGAAGCTTTCTCCAAGGAATTTGATGTGCGATTGGTAGATAATAGCTGCGCCATTGTGATTTTCTGGCAACATGGGTTGTCAGAAACTTTTCTGAATACCATGAATAAGTGTTCAGACATGCGCGGACCTTTGAGGGAGATGGTTTCAGAAGGTCTAAGAGCTGCAGGGTATGAGACTTACAATAGAGCTTGTAGGTTAGGTTTATGGGAGTCAAGCTTAGCAGATTCCTTGGACAGAACCTTGGCTGAGTCTGACAGTGCTTCCGAAGCTGATTCTAAAACGAAGTGTTCGGATAGGTGCAATGAGTGGATAATTAACCTGGATGATCT